TCCATACACTGAGCACCTTTGATGCTATTGTAAGGGACCCTGGTCTCTCTGTTGAGCCTGCAAGAAGGTCACCCTAGGACTTGGGCTGCCCAGGACAAGGAGAGTCTCCTTTATTGGACCTGGGGCTCTTTGCAGGCAGGGATGTCGGCTCTCCCAGTGTGGGCTCCATAGGCATGAGCCCCACGTTCCCATGACTGAGAAGTTCCAGCTGCCAGTACACAGATTAAAACCACTGCAGTCCAGTGCCTgccgctggggggtgggggagggttgtgAACACATATGGCACCGGGTAGGACCATCAAGCCCAGGGTGAGAGCCCGTGGGAGCAGCCTGCCCCATGCTGTGTGGAGTCACTTTGCACCAGTTTGCCCTGAGTCAGGTGTGAGACACTGATGAGTCACAGACCGCATAGGGAGCTCATCTGTGCTTTTCTTGTATTTCTATTCTGTCATCACAGGAAATGTGATGCCAGCCCCACTCTGACCTCTGTGGGCCCCTGGGTTCCGGCTCCCAACAGTCCCGATGGCCTCGGAGTCGACCCCTCAGCTCTGTCTATCCTTCTGGAGTGGGCAAGGTCCAAGTGTGTGAGACGGGGAGGTGAGTCACTGCAGGTAGGAGTCAGAGGTGGCTCCCATGTCCCTTCCAGCCCCCTGGATGGACTCTTCAAGTTCAAGGAGCTCATCTCTGCTACTCAGACCATCGAGCTGCTGCCTTGAAGCCTCCGGAACAGCTGTGGGAGTTGGGAATCATTAGCCCAGACAAAGAGTGGGGAACAGACACAGTGGCCAGGTTATTACAGAGCTGGCCTTGGGAGCTGCAGAGTCAAGTGCAGATGCAGAGCAGGGGCTGCAGGGATGGGCCCAGCTGGCAGGCGTGGCAGGTGCTGATGGCTCAGTTCCTGGACTCCATAGCAAGCTCACATTCTCCCCCCTttactctttccttccttccttccttccttccttccttccttccttccttccttccttccttcctccttccctccctccctccttccctccctctccctctccctctccctctccctctccctctccctctccctctccctctccctctccctctccctctctttctttcatctagGGGGCATCACTATTCTAGGCTGATTTTTTCAGAGTGAAAGAGCAaaacagaggggcagagagacagggaaagagaacacaaaaccaaagcttctttcaaaacGGTGGGGGtcaggtctgaacctgggtcatacatatggcaaaacagtgcactatccaagttcaTATTCTGTCGGGGGCTTCAGAGAAGAAGGGTCCCAAGGGAGGACAGACTCTGTTCCAATTGGCTGCCACATCTCCAAGTCTGGGACTCAGACTTAGCAGCTTCCTGGAAAAGTCTAGCACTTCCTGGCTGGGTCACAGGGAGTCTctgagtttctatttctttgcttCTGTGAGGAGCTAGGAGTCACCTTCCACTTTACTGACACCGGGACAACTGCTCAGGGGCTGCTCCACTGCCTCTGCTCTTATTACATGGAATTTCAGGGTGAGGCAACAGGAGGTACAAAGGCTAATCATTCTGGGGAGGGGGCTTGAGGGGAAGTGAGGGGTCCTTATCAGCTGGGGCAGCACCTTTAGCAAACtcagtgcccccaccccaccctgcccaaAGCATCCCACCCTGCCCAAGGCACAAGGCACTCACCGCACTCAGGTAGGGGATGTCGAAGGCATTGCCCAGGAAGCCAAAGGCCACAGGGAAGAAGCCCCTGGAACAGAAGGTGggaaaatagctcccttggatagtgcgctgctttgccacgtaCACGACCCAAGTTTGCGCCTTACTCTTACCACAATGAagacagctttggtgctgtggccctTCTaagtctcccctctctgccttcctgtctctatccaaaaagcaaacaaacaaaaaaaaaaaaaaaaagagagagaaaaaaaaaagcctgactgGGCACCAATTGTGGTAGAGTTACTGTGCATGCACTGAGCTTCTGTGGcagagtaaaaaacaaaaagacaatatAACACCAGAGTTTCCTCCAGGCCATAGCACTTCCGGTGCGGATGGCAGGGTTCCTATCTGAGCTTTGTGCACATTAAGATAGGGGCCCTACCtcatgagctatctccccagcctggaacaccacccccccccccaactcttaccAAACTTGCCCTGGTGAAGCCTAGCTGGGGGCACTCATGTGGCCCTTCAAAGGCTTGGAGGCATGGAGTTTGATGTGCCAAACAGATGAGGGGCGGAGACACTGGAATTCTGAGGGAGCCCCTGGGCCTCAATTTCCTGAAGTTCATGGGCAGTGGCCCCACACCCAGGTGCAGGCCTCACTATGTGGTGACTATTGTCAGATGGACATCATGGCTGCCTCGGGCAGTTTCTCCTTATTCAGTGCCCTGTCCCCACACCCAGCCCAGTACTGACACACAGAGTAACAGTGCCCAGATCAATGGCAGAATGTGTGTGAGGAAATCTAGTTTCCTGAGGCCACAGGGCCTGGTGTTCATGAAGTGTTTTTCCAGGCTGCACTGGGAACTGAGAATTTCTGTGAAAGCCGACGGCTCCCTTTTCTTGCTCCTCCCcaggacagccccccccccccaatatacaCATCTCTCCTGTGTCCTGCGGGTCCCTGCCCCAGGGGAGAGGTCTGAACTCACTTGAAGAGGTTGAAGAATCCATAGGCTTCTAGAAACATGCCCAGGAGAGGCCAGCGCAGGAGCACGATGGTTACACCCCCTAGGAAGAAGCTGGTGCCCTTGAGCTTGTGCCGCTGGAAGAAGAATGAACAGGTCTTCCTCAGGCCGATGATGAAGGAGAGacccaccaggaacagcagctgtgggaaggaggagaggcaggcacgggggtggggggagacaactTGTAGAGAGTAATTCAACAGGTTAGGAGAGAAACTGCTCAGGGGCAGGGGAACAGACAAAGAGAATTTCATTTAATTTAGtcaactgatttatttttttttcttgtctcaaGTGGCTTTTTCAGCTAGGAAGAGACAGaattagagagaaaaagagagagtcaagagataccatagcactgaagttttcccctggtacaatgggcctgggcttgaacctagatcatgcatgtggcaaagcaggcaccttcccaggtgagctaggaTGCCGGCCCAACACGGAGAATTTTAAAGGTTCCTCCTGATTTCTTAGATCCCAAGCACTtctatgatttctttctctcgctctctctttccttccttctttctccctctcctttcttctttctttcttttcttcctctctctcattttctctcttagataaaggcagagagaattgggtggggggcaggaaagagagaaagagaatgagagagagagagagagagagagaccataacaccaaTGCTTCTTTTAGTGCTacagaggctgggcttgaacctaggtcaagcACATGgaaaaacagtgcactatccaaatgagctattttgccagcccttgaCTTACTTCTTATCACACCAAGAAAGATGACATagataaagcttcccctctgcaggtggggtctgggggcttgaacctgggttcttgtgcctagtaaagtgtgcactctacccagtgtaccaccatctAGCCCCGCTCTGGTTTTCTTCCAGCATGTTCCATCCCCCTGAAAGGACTTTTGCCACCCTCAGCCCcacatctttttccttttcatcctTCTCCAGTTGAGTGGGATTTTCCTCCAAACACCTGGTTCCATATTGAATGTGTTTATTTTATCCTGACGCTCATActgcccccacctccctccccagagaGTATATTTGAGTTCTGGGTCCCTCATCAGCAGGGTTCTGAGGGCAGGAACACCATTCGGTTCCTCTCAGTGCCCTGGGGTCTTACCCAGAGCCTGGCattagaacctggaacctcagactcAGTAGCCAAGGAGTCCATCCATTCCCAGCCACCCTCTCCTGCCAGGCCTCACTGGTGGTGCCTGGCCCTGGTAGGGCTCACCATGTAGGAAATTGGGGGTAACCATCCCGGCAAATAGACACTTTCAAGAAGGCTGGTAGGGACTCACGTTTCCGAAGGCCAGGAGCACTGAGTCAAAGTAAAGGAGGATCCCAAGGAGGATGAAGAAGATGCCAAAGCCAGCGGTGCCCACTCCAATCTCTGCAAGGGGCAAGGAGATTAGGATTTCCCCCATCACTGTCTAGGGGTGGGAGATGGAGGCTCATTGCTCTCAGGAGAGAAATggatggtggggggtgggagggtttcAGGTATCCATGTGGAGCACTTGGGGACAGCTGGTCAGGTCTGACGTGGCTGTGTGTCCTTGCAGCATCCCCATGAAGTGGTTAGTGCTCCCCTCACCACTTGCTGCTTCCAGCTACCTCTTGTCTGTGAAGACCACATGATGGAGATCACTGTCAGGGCCAGGCCGGACAGGACACCTCTACCTGCTCAGTCCCTTCCTGACTCCTGGGAGTGGCTTGCTGCTCGGTCCATGCCCAGCAGGAGGGCAGTGGGCACCACTCCACACGCCCCAGCCCCAAAGGTCTCAGCCATCCTGCTCCACTTCCTGCTGCTGGTGCCCCTGGGAACTCTTCTTGtggtcttctttctcttctccttcttctccttctccgtcttctttaaaaaatacttatttatttattcctttttgttgcccttgtatttttattgttgtggttattattgttgttgttattgatgtcgtcgttgttggacagagagaaatggagagaggaagggaagacagagaggcagagagaaagacagacacttgcaaacctgtttcaccgcttgtgaagtgactcccctgcaggtggggagttgggggcttgaaccaggatcctcaggcaggtccttgcgcttcgcaccatgtgcgcttaacccgctgcgctaccacccgattccttagtctttaaaaaaaattttttttaaatctttatttatttactgggtagagacagccagaaattgagagggagagagaccgagagacacctgcaacactgcttcaccactcacaaagcttttcccctgcaggtgggactcaaacccgggtccttgagcgttgtaacatgtacgctcaaccaggtgcgccactgcctagccccatctCCTTTCTCTTCTAATCTACCCCTGGCCTCAGTTCTTGGGGTCACACACCTGACAAAGACCTCACACACTTGGTGGGAAAATGGAATCTGTCACTCAGGAAAGTTCCTCTTTCCACCTGGGAGCCGGGACCCAAGGGGCACCTGTTCTGCTCTCCCTGCTTCCTCCCGCAGCTGCCACCTGAGTGCTGTGTGGCCCTCAGCCTCCTCTCCAGTGTGGTGATTCTTCTCTTCAGTCGCCTGTGCTTCTGCACCTTCTTCAAGGAATCGTCAAGGCCACTGTCATGAAGTTTTTGTGCTATTTTCTTCTAAGAGTTTTAGGTTTTCCTTTCAGCTAAAATGAACTTTGATTTCATTTATTACATAAGGTCTGAAGTAGAGAGTCTAACTTCATTCTGTTGTGAATGAAGCCACCTTAATAGCATTGttgaaaagattattttttttctccactgatTGATCTTGATACTATATAGAAAATTATTTGGTCATATATCCCAAGGTTTATTTCTGTGCTATCTATTCTGCTCTGcaattctctctgtatttctgtatttcctcctctgtccattccctcccaccctctctccttctcttcctttcttcctttatcattttattggggagggttaatggtttacaaagtttacagtacagttgttgatacctgggtacaattcctcatctgTACATTTTTCCTTATTCTAGTACCATACCACTACAGTTTTGATAATTGTAGCTTTTCACTAAGCTTTAAAATCAGTAGTTATGGAACCTTCaactgcttttttttgtttgtttgtcttttgttttggCTATTTGATGCCCCTTAAGGTTACACATGAATTTTAGAATGGACATTTTAAATTTTTGCAAAAACACCATTGGGATTGTCAGCAGATTGCATGCTAATCTGTAGGCCGACAGTTTAACAGTACCGAGTCTTTCAGTTCATAAACATTGGGTCTTTCTGTTGATCTATGTCTCAAGTTTTCTGACAGTAGCTGGGGAAACAGAGCatgagacttgcatgcctgaagcccctgGTTTGATCtcctgtatgtgccagagtggtgctctggcttctttctctcacaTACTCTCTTTCATGATCATAAGATTTAAATAGTAaaacataaatcttaaaaaaagagagagagcaggaaaaaCCGTTCACAAAGCAGTTCAAGTGCTGCCCCTGCGACCCTGAAGGAGGCTCCAGTGCTATGGCGTCTCACTCTCTAtcgctgcctctctgtctttatttaaaacaaaacaaaacaggctgggggaaacagcataatggtgatacaaaagattctcatgcctgaggctctaaagtcccaggttcaatccccagcaccacacctgaaccagtgctctggtatctgtccatctctctctgtatctctctctctgattacaataaaatattaaaaacaaaattcccTCAATATCATTTTTTTAGTTTTCAATGTACAAGTTTTTTGCCTCCCTGGTTAAGTTTATTCCCaagtatttcattcttttttgtttttgagccTTCCTTTAGAAACGTCACCAACTTCAAATATAGAATGTATTGTTTTgagttttgctttatttatttactatggctagaatgatttatttttattgcaatgTGTatgttggagagagagacacaggaaaAAGTGTCATTTTAAAGCTCATGCGTGGGGACTCAGAGACAGGGTCATGGAGCAGCAGCTATTTCATGTCACTCCTTTGATCAACTAGTTAAAGCAACAAAAACTCACCtgaaaatcactaaaaaaaaaaaaaaatctgaaaactcaacaaaatacaactggattttttttcagaaactcactaagctacacccaccacgttccagatgcttcTACAATCCCATCCCGACCTCCCTAAGCAGATGATCTCGCCAAcatatcccagaacctcacctctccagagctctaccctactagggaagacagagatgggctgggcatatggatcaatgtccatgttcaacagagaagcaatgacagaaaccagaactccccccttctgtaccccaaaagaattttggtctgtcctcccagaggggagaatgttaggagaagatgaccagatggctctgaaccccagttctacCAGGACTCCGAACTTTTGTTTTTGCACCAACACTGGGAGGAAAGAGCTTCtaaagaacacctgaggaagtcaggagcTACCTCTTgcctgagaggaaagaggaaaaaagcagGGCAATTTtgggatgacttcactcataAGCGGAATATAGGAATTTGAAACCCATGAACTttataaaagaaacaaagtatATACATAGTCAACCCGTGACTATggatggccttgggagaactacagtggcgACCTACCACTGGCAGGGTGTGTATGGAGGAGGTGGTGGTcatggcacagaactttggtggtaggtgtagggtggaattatacctctattatcttatactcttgtaaatcactaattaaagaaACTACACGTGTGGGGGATGGACAGTGGAACACCAGGTAGAGAGCATATGCTATCATGCTCAATGACCCAGGAtcaaaaccctggtcctcactttcagggtggaagcttcacaagtgttgaagcagtgctgcaggtgtctgtccctatctgtctatctatctctctcttcttccctctcactgtttcactgtcctatcagataaaaaaatatgaaaatataaaaccACATGCATGGCTTTATTTTAAATGGCTGGATAAAAAAAAGTGAACTTGGCTTACTTTTCTTAAAACCTATAGGTATGTATgtattttcaaccagagcactgctcagctttggtttatggtggtattagagtttgaacttggaacctcagagcctcagacatgagaatctttttgttaTGCTGTCTGTTtcccttgcttttgttttttcatcttatattattagatagagcatcactctggcatgtggaaaattggggtttgaactcaggacctcatgcttccacgTTGAGCAATCTACCCACTATGTCACCCTCCAGGACCTCATAAgtgatttttaaagtaaatatatttaattcattatttatttttggtgtctttattgtctagagacagaaatcaagagagaagggggagatagagagggagagagacagagagacacctgcagacctgtttcaccacttatgaagctttccccctcctggCTAATTTTTTAAGGGAAAATTTCACTGGATTTGTCAACTAAAACTTAGTTGGCAAACTTAGATTTTCCCAGTTAACATGCTTGTATAGAAAGTTGTTACAAATGAGGGATTATTCTGGTTGTTTGGAGGCCTagctgtaaaaacaaaacaaaattgttgAAACTAGATTTTCTGGCTAAGTTACATTTGtaactggaaaaaataaaaaagaaataacacagCTGCCTCCTGGGGCAGTCATCATTCATAGTCTGTTCCCACACAGAGCCTAAAAGGATTAGGATCAGTTCCAACACAGAAATAAGGTAAAAGGCCTTCTTCAAAAGActcattagaaataaataaatgagatgttTTTGTTCACACTATAGCCTGAAACTTCCCTCAgctcatagtaaaaaaaaaaaaaaaaaaaaaacaaatcgtcagcctcaggggccaggcagcggaacacctggttaagctcacacattatggtgtgcaaggatgcagatttaagcccctggtcccccctgcagggggaagctttgggagtggtgaagcagggctgcaggtattttctgtctctctccctatctccccctcccctctcaacttctctctgtttctatctagtaataactAATGagctaactaaataaaatattttaaaaattgtcagcctcttctcctccccctcaaatttatttatttgacagtagggctcagtggctgcacaagaaggagagacagagaaatccctgcagccttgcttcaccacttgtgaagcttctccctgtagatggggactatcGGCCTGAACCTacctaggtccttatacatggtaacaagtgcaccctgttgggtgtgccactaccaagcCCCTGACTTTATCCTCTCAATTCCCCACCAGCTGTATAGAGTCCATCTTCTGCTGGCCAgattccttctgcttctgacccCACAATCTACTGGGGCTTGTTTCTGACTTCCACTTCCTAGTAACACCGACTTGAGCTGCGTCACTTGCAAGTCGGGTGACATCTTGACACCCCACTCTGGGCAATCCCTCTGCCCAGAGCACTGCATTGTGCAGCGAGAGGAAATTTCTCTTGAGAAATGGGACAGAGCTTGTGCCTTGACATCCCATACTGCCTGACTCTTCTGTCCTCACTGACAAGGAAGTGCATCTCCTCTGGCATAATCCTTTCCCACAGACCAGCATATTGTGAAGGGAGACTACACTACGTATACATTGGAGTGCTGGCCAGGTCTTtcagtcctgtgtgtgtgtgtgtgtgtgtgtgtgtgtgtgtgtgtgagggaagtAGCTTCCCCTTCCCCCAGCGCCATGTCTTAAACCCGAACTGTATGTAAGGCAAGGTTGGCACCCTAGCAGTTGAGCTATCTCATTAGCCCCTGTCTGAGCTTTTTAAAATTGAGATATAACCAACATCTACTATATTATTCATTGCAGCTACACACATGATGATGTGATACTAAAGTGCTTTGCAAGATGACCACCACAAGAAGCCAAGCTAGCATCCATCCAACCTCACACAGTCACCACATTTTATCCTGGGCTGAGAACTTTCACACGGCCATATTTCTCTAACCTGAATGACCAAGGCATCTTATGTGTTTGTGCCCGTAACAGCTATCCATTATTAGCCATAAAAACATGCCAACAACCCCTGTTCTGATTACACAcagtcttctctttttcttagtAGCTGTTTTCTCATTGAAATGTAATATGAACATTTTACTGgatgttcattttgttttgttaagAGAAGCCCCCATGTCCCACCTGTAGATACTTAAAACCAGGCTCCTATTTGTTTTGTATTCATAACACAAGCTTCTcaaattcattatatatatacatatacactttatacatatatatatacatataaaaagtatatatatatatactttttatatatacatataaaaagtGTATATTTAACAGAACCtcattcatctctggtttatgctggtgctggggattgaacctgggacctttggtgcctcaggcttttTATGTTATTATATAAAACTAATAATTTATTTGCAtgacattatactatctccccaggcccctgTATTATATTTTCATCTGCAGCCAGGACTTGCTGGCTTGCATCCTTACTGCTCTCCCAATTTGTTCAACACTCTTTTGCAAGGTTGGTGAGATTCCAGAATTTTCATGTTATGGAAGCAGTCTTCTGTGGGCCACACCC
The sequence above is a segment of the Erinaceus europaeus chromosome 19, mEriEur2.1, whole genome shotgun sequence genome. Coding sequences within it:
- the GOLT1A gene encoding vesicle transport protein GOT1A isoform X2 produces the protein MVSITEWQKIGVGTAGFGIFFILLGILLYFDSVLLAFGNRHKLKGTSFFLGGVTIVLLRWPLLGMFLEAYGFFNLFKGFFPVAFGFLGNAFDIPYLSALFRRLQGSSSMV
- the GOLT1A gene encoding vesicle transport protein GOT1A isoform X1, with the translated sequence MVSITEWQKIGVGTAGFGIFFILLGILLYFDSVLLAFGNLLFLVGLSFIIGLRKTCSFFFQRHKLKGTSFFLGGVTIVLLRWPLLGMFLEAYGFFNLFKGFFPVAFGFLGNAFDIPYLSALFRRLQGSSSMV